The genomic window CGCGCACGACGCGGGCGATGGTGACGAGGCCGATGACGCCGCCGGCGACGAACAGCGCCACGGTCGTCCCCGGGTCGGTGACCGCCGCGAGCGAGCCGCCGCCGAGCAGGTCCGCCCCGGCGCGGACGAACGCGCTCAGTTCGTCGGAGAGGAAGACGTACTGGCCAAGCAGGATCAGGATCAACGAGCCCGAAATGCCCGGCAGGATCATCGCGCTGATCGCGATCGCGCCGGCGACGAAGATCACGACCGGCCCGCCGCCGGGCAGTTGGACGATGTCGGCGGCGACCAGCAGTGCGAGCGTCGCGCCCGCCGCTGCAGCGCTGAGGTGTGCCGGTGAGGAGAACTCGAGGCTCCGGCCGAGCGCGATCGCCGAGGCGGCGATCAGCCCGGTGAAGAAGCCGAATATCGCCACCGGATGGGACTCTGCGAGCGACGAGACGATATCGGCGATGAGGACGACCGCGGTGACCATCCCGACCCCCAGCGGCACCAGAAACTGGAGGTCCATCTCGAGCAGCGCTTCCCGGGCTCGCGACCGGTTCTCGGGATGATACCCCCGGAGGACGGCGATCCCCCGACGAGGCGTGAGTGCGGTGACGGCGGCGATCAGCCGCCCGTAGAAACCAAGCAGGAGCGCGACGGTCCCGCCGGAGACGCCGGGCAGCGCGTCCGCTGCACCCATACAGAGCCCGTAGCCGTAGGCCCGGAGCAGTTCGATGCGGTCGCCGACGATGTCGGTTCGCTCATGCGCCATGTCTCAGTTCCCGCGGGTTTCGGCTCGACTGTCGGCTCGCTCGCGTCCGAACTCGTCGTCTCGAGCCCGAGCGATCGGGCCGCCGTGTCGGCTGCATGCTCGATGGGGCGACGTGCGGCCGTATAAAAGTGCGACAACCGCGTCAGCGCGTGCCGTCTCCGCACGTGACCGTCGTTACCGGCCTATTTCTGCCAGTCTCGTCGAAAAACGCGGGGTACTGGACGAGCGCCGCTCTACACAGCGATCGGACAGGCGGTGAAGTCCCGATATTACCGGGTTCGGAATCGTTTTCCACGCTGATAGAAAACGTGTACGTGATTTCTATGGACACAGTGCCAACGCGATCGCTCCCGAGCGGTGACGAGATCCCGGTCGTCGGTGCCGGCACGTGGGACGTCGGCGGCGACGCCGTGAAAGAGACGGTCCGAACCGCGCTGGACCGCGGCTATACCCACGTCGACACGGCGGAGGGATACAAGAACGAGGCCGAGATCGGCGAGGTCCTCTCCGAGCACGACCGCGAGGACCTCTTTCTCACGTCGAAGGTGCTCCCGTCGAACCTGCATTACGACAACGTCCTCGAGTCGCTGGAGGCGTCGCTCGATAAACTCGGCGTCTCCGCGCTGGACCTGTATCTCATCCACTGGCCGAACCCCGCGATCTCGCTGCGGGAGAC from Natrinema versiforme includes these protein-coding regions:
- a CDS encoding DUF368 domain-containing protein — protein: MAHERTDIVGDRIELLRAYGYGLCMGAADALPGVSGGTVALLLGFYGRLIAAVTALTPRRGIAVLRGYHPENRSRAREALLEMDLQFLVPLGVGMVTAVVLIADIVSSLAESHPVAIFGFFTGLIAASAIALGRSLEFSSPAHLSAAAAGATLALLVAADIVQLPGGGPVVIFVAGAIAISAMILPGISGSLILILLGQYVFLSDELSAFVRAGADLLGGGSLAAVTDPGTTVALFVAGGVIGLVTIARVVRAALARHRGVTLVFLVSLIAGSVPAPLHNIGEAHAWTTETMALTAAWAALGAIVLFALEHLVGGFDPE